The following proteins are encoded in a genomic region of Reichenbachiella sp.:
- a CDS encoding M13 family metallopeptidase: MKKIIYTFLAFGTLVSCSNENQSDELSTRQYVDVAGLDPNTKPGDNFFNHVNGLWHDTARIADDQSGVGSYRFLNIPQKMLLQDILEELSTGEFSKGSNEQLVGDFYASGMDISRINQLGFEPIKPHLEKIEKIEDVSGLMSFVASELKASVYSIISLGIYPDQANSKINIAHFGQTGLGLPDRDYYFKTDSSSVAIQQAYQKYVQTLFELVGSENAQSQAKTVYEIQKQLAASHKTRIERRDVKANYNKLSLASLEERQPNIGWTSLFNTLGLAADSIDMRQPAYYDELNVMLKSVPLEDWKTYLRADILVSNASVLSEDFEKAEFEYTKVLSGQSKQKSRAERMVQMVDWRLGYALGQVYVNRHFNEEAKKRALELVNNLQKAFEIRIDQLDWMSDSTKLKAKEKLYAITKKIGYPDVWREYKGIDIDKSKFFENVVELRKEQFRFELAKLNQAPNKEEWRTTPSTVTAYYSPPVNEIVFPAGILQYPYFDLHADDAINYGGIGMVIGHELTHAFDDQGAQYDKDGNVKNWWTEEDYKRFRERTQKMIDLYSTFKVLDTVAIKGALTVGENTADNGGIAIAYDAFKMTAQGQDTTRIDGFTPDQRFFLSVARIWRVKMRDEFLRNYVAVDPHSPAMWRVNGPLMNADAFYEAFDVQPEDKNYKSKSERVVIW; encoded by the coding sequence ATGAAAAAGATAATATACACATTCCTTGCCTTTGGCACTTTAGTTTCTTGTTCCAACGAGAATCAGTCTGATGAATTAAGCACACGCCAATATGTTGATGTAGCTGGATTAGATCCGAATACCAAACCAGGTGATAATTTTTTCAATCATGTCAATGGACTTTGGCATGATACCGCCAGAATAGCTGATGATCAATCTGGGGTTGGGTCTTATCGCTTTTTGAATATTCCACAGAAAATGCTCTTGCAAGATATTTTAGAAGAGCTGTCTACAGGTGAGTTTTCCAAAGGAAGTAATGAGCAACTGGTCGGAGATTTTTACGCTTCAGGCATGGATATCTCGCGAATTAATCAGTTGGGTTTCGAGCCAATCAAACCGCATTTAGAAAAAATAGAAAAGATAGAGGATGTATCAGGACTCATGTCATTTGTTGCTAGTGAATTAAAGGCAAGTGTATATTCCATTATTAGTCTGGGGATATATCCCGATCAAGCCAATAGCAAAATCAACATTGCCCATTTTGGTCAAACTGGTTTGGGCCTGCCAGACCGAGATTATTATTTTAAGACAGATTCTTCTTCGGTCGCTATTCAGCAGGCCTATCAAAAATATGTTCAAACGTTATTTGAATTGGTAGGATCTGAAAATGCACAGTCACAGGCAAAAACTGTATATGAAATTCAGAAACAGTTGGCAGCATCTCATAAAACAAGGATTGAAAGGAGGGATGTAAAGGCCAATTACAACAAATTATCACTAGCAAGCCTAGAAGAAAGACAACCGAATATCGGGTGGACGTCTCTATTCAATACGCTTGGGCTTGCAGCCGACTCCATTGACATGAGACAACCGGCTTATTATGACGAACTCAATGTCATGCTGAAATCTGTGCCGCTAGAGGACTGGAAAACATATTTACGAGCTGATATTTTAGTTAGCAATGCCAGTGTATTAAGTGAAGATTTTGAGAAGGCAGAATTTGAGTATACCAAAGTCTTGTCAGGCCAATCTAAACAAAAATCCAGGGCCGAAAGAATGGTTCAAATGGTTGATTGGCGATTGGGTTATGCGCTGGGGCAAGTTTATGTAAATCGTCATTTCAATGAAGAAGCGAAGAAACGAGCATTAGAATTGGTCAATAATCTTCAAAAAGCTTTCGAGATTAGAATTGATCAGTTGGATTGGATGAGTGACAGTACCAAACTAAAAGCCAAGGAAAAACTATATGCGATCACCAAGAAAATTGGTTATCCTGATGTTTGGAGAGAATACAAGGGTATTGATATCGATAAATCTAAATTTTTCGAAAATGTGGTTGAACTCAGGAAAGAACAATTCAGATTTGAATTGGCCAAACTAAATCAAGCGCCAAATAAAGAGGAATGGAGAACTACGCCGAGTACAGTTACGGCATACTATAGCCCTCCAGTGAATGAAATTGTTTTTCCTGCAGGCATCTTACAATATCCATATTTTGATCTCCATGCTGATGATGCCATTAATTATGGCGGAATAGGCATGGTGATTGGCCATGAACTGACCCATGCCTTTGATGACCAGGGAGCCCAATATGACAAAGACGGAAATGTAAAAAACTGGTGGACGGAAGAGGATTACAAAAGATTTAGAGAAAGGACTCAGAAAATGATTGATCTCTACAGTACATTTAAAGTACTAGATACGGTAGCGATAAAAGGAGCCCTAACCGTGGGTGAAAATACAGCGGACAATGGCGGAATAGCCATAGCCTATGATGCTTTTAAAATGACTGCCCAAGGCCAGGATACTACTCGAATCGATGGGTTTACGCCAGACCAACGCTTTTTCCTATCTGTGGCAAGAATCTGGAGAGTAAAAATGAGAGATGAATTTTTGAGAAACTATGTAGCGGTGGACCCTCATTCACCAGCGATGTGGAGAGTAAATGGCCCATTGATGAATGCCGATGCTTTTTATGAAGCATTTGATGTTCAACCAGAAGATAAAAACTACAAATCAAAATCTGAAAGAGTAGTAATTTGGTGA
- a CDS encoding HAMP domain-containing sensor histidine kinase, which produces MARKGFTYKLKDFYSLGCSDSLNIYEVCKLGIINRLTLICILLALLLITVNLSIGNYQGILIDILAILTVLIPVLTLNYFHKYRAAEYVFLWGIHLAVVAGAIHAAFENRPNEIELLLIPSAIAVVILIDGFGQWLLFISNLMAFLILKYFIAGLDNLGYIKLVAIVAIAYTGIYYFVIQFKTQLIRALHKTERLNEELIEKEKALTESNLSKDKLFSIVAHDLRSPLGLIQSLLDPSLINSLDRQKFMDYQATIRSRFKVLQENMNNLLAWAQSQLGNSKRIVSHFDLVTEVVKIIDLFEEMTASKQIKMIRIGKEERMVNLDKNHLNIILRNLVHNAIKFTPENGAIDINIEEHAGATLIQIIDSGKGVNDEMKTKILNSKLMESGIGTQGERGSGVGLSFCQELIKKNKGELRIIDNSSGGAIFEVRFPTI; this is translated from the coding sequence ATGGCAAGAAAAGGGTTTACCTATAAATTAAAGGATTTCTATTCTTTAGGTTGTTCAGATTCGTTGAACATATATGAGGTTTGCAAATTGGGAATTATCAATCGACTGACCTTGATATGCATTCTTCTGGCTCTATTATTAATTACAGTTAATCTTAGCATCGGAAATTATCAGGGAATCCTGATTGACATACTTGCGATTCTTACTGTTTTAATTCCGGTACTCACCCTCAATTACTTTCATAAATACAGAGCTGCTGAATATGTTTTCCTGTGGGGAATTCATTTGGCTGTAGTTGCTGGAGCTATTCATGCAGCCTTCGAAAACAGACCCAATGAAATCGAATTATTGTTGATCCCAAGTGCAATTGCAGTGGTTATTCTCATTGACGGGTTTGGCCAATGGTTGTTGTTTATTAGTAATCTAATGGCATTTTTGATTTTGAAATATTTTATAGCTGGATTGGATAATTTGGGGTATATCAAGTTGGTGGCTATTGTTGCCATTGCATATACTGGTATTTACTATTTCGTTATTCAATTTAAAACTCAACTCATTCGAGCTTTACACAAAACAGAAAGGTTGAATGAAGAATTGATTGAAAAGGAAAAGGCACTGACCGAATCCAACTTATCAAAAGATAAGTTGTTTTCTATTGTAGCGCATGACCTAAGGTCGCCTTTGGGCTTGATTCAAAGCTTGCTTGACCCTTCTCTGATCAATAGCTTAGACCGTCAGAAATTTATGGATTATCAAGCGACTATTCGGTCTAGGTTCAAAGTGTTGCAAGAGAATATGAATAACCTATTGGCATGGGCTCAATCTCAATTGGGTAATTCTAAACGAATCGTTTCTCATTTTGATCTCGTGACCGAAGTCGTTAAGATCATTGACCTTTTTGAAGAGATGACAGCTTCCAAACAAATAAAAATGATAAGAATAGGAAAGGAAGAAAGGATGGTGAATTTGGATAAAAACCATCTGAATATCATTTTAAGAAATTTGGTTCACAATGCTATTAAATTTACTCCTGAGAATGGCGCTATCGATATCAATATAGAAGAGCACGCTGGCGCCACGTTAATTCAAATCATCGATTCTGGGAAGGGAGTAAATGATGAGATGAAAACAAAAATATTAAATTCAAAATTGATGGAATCGGGGATTGGTACACAAGGAGAAAGAGGGTCAGGAGTAGGACTTAGTTTCTGTCAGGAATTGATCAAGAAGAATAAGGGAGAATTAAGGATAATAGATAATTCTTCCGGAGGTGCAATATTCGAAGTACGTTTTCCTACCATTTGA
- a CDS encoding HEAT repeat domain-containing protein — MDISVLVEQLSGELDDQAFKASDLLAQKNSTEVVSEMVKLLEHSNDESKILAARTLGLIESNSEALDALLEAIDKNPKIAGELLVHLDGFDLSEKYVALFKLSLFGSFKVSSVAQDLLDHKEFNITPRVLKKAKKAWHHYENNVKHDELFDLKKMEVEELLADLQSFIDSE; from the coding sequence ATGGATATTTCAGTGCTAGTAGAACAATTATCTGGAGAATTAGATGACCAGGCTTTCAAAGCCTCAGACCTCTTGGCCCAGAAAAATTCAACCGAAGTAGTTAGTGAAATGGTTAAGCTGCTCGAGCATTCGAATGATGAATCTAAAATACTAGCGGCTCGGACCTTGGGCTTGATTGAAAGTAATAGTGAAGCACTAGACGCATTACTTGAAGCCATTGATAAGAACCCAAAAATTGCAGGAGAATTGCTCGTTCATCTCGACGGTTTTGATCTTAGCGAAAAGTATGTGGCTCTTTTTAAGCTATCACTGTTCGGTAGTTTTAAAGTGTCCTCGGTAGCGCAGGATCTATTGGATCACAAGGAGTTTAACATTACACCGAGAGTCCTAAAAAAAGCAAAAAAAGCCTGGCATCATTATGAAAATAATGTAAAACATGATGAACTATTTGATCTAAAGAAGATGGAAGTGGAAGAACTTCTAGCTGACCTGCAAAGCTTTATAGATAGTGAGTAG
- a CDS encoding HAMP domain-containing sensor histidine kinase has translation MFGKRIAALQATSLLSDSGSISNWLILLFAVVVIIGAYLLFRLYTRRTKIQRKVLQRKVEKRTSEISKQKEELEEQSEKLKKAYEEIKVKNIAIEEAFEHLTNSFSKLSDLNREKDGIISIVAHDLRTPLNNIEGLIQLVSMDGNLNDDQKDYIDKIRSVVRHGNEMIRDLLDINQAKNQKPELKISTLQLGEFVNSWQANFEKSLSSKKQKLELAGDYQSLELQTDQGLLSRIMDNLMSNAIKFSEKGTTIFIDINEEDEQLVIKITDEGPGISEQDQQKMFKPFTRLSATPTGGEPSNGLGLSIIKSLCQQLGGKIKVESEIGKGTTFIVSIPKQLEAVIA, from the coding sequence ATGTTTGGGAAAAGAATAGCGGCATTGCAGGCAACTAGTTTGTTGTCAGATTCCGGTAGTATCAGCAATTGGCTGATTCTACTGTTTGCTGTTGTGGTAATTATAGGTGCTTACCTTCTCTTCAGACTCTATACTCGTCGAACTAAAATTCAACGAAAAGTATTACAACGAAAAGTTGAAAAACGTACTTCTGAAATATCCAAACAGAAAGAAGAGTTAGAAGAACAATCCGAAAAGCTCAAAAAGGCGTACGAAGAGATCAAGGTGAAAAACATTGCCATTGAAGAAGCCTTTGAACATTTGACAAACTCCTTCTCCAAACTATCAGATCTTAATCGAGAAAAAGACGGAATTATCAGTATAGTCGCACACGATCTGAGAACACCTTTAAATAATATAGAAGGGCTCATACAATTGGTTTCTATGGATGGAAACCTGAACGATGATCAGAAGGATTATATTGACAAAATCCGGTCCGTAGTTCGACATGGCAATGAGATGATTCGTGATCTTCTGGATATCAATCAAGCCAAAAATCAAAAACCTGAGCTTAAGATTTCAACGTTGCAATTGGGTGAATTCGTAAACAGCTGGCAAGCTAACTTCGAAAAATCATTATCATCAAAAAAGCAGAAATTAGAACTTGCCGGAGACTACCAAAGCCTTGAACTTCAAACAGATCAAGGGTTGCTTTCAAGAATCATGGACAATTTGATGTCCAACGCCATCAAATTTTCAGAAAAAGGCACGACGATCTTCATTGACATAAATGAAGAGGATGAACAGCTGGTTATTAAAATCACCGATGAAGGCCCGGGCATTAGTGAGCAAGACCAACAAAAAATGTTCAAACCATTTACCAGGCTATCTGCAACACCAACTGGCGGAGAACCTTCCAATGGCCTTGGATTGTCTATAATCAAAAGCCTTTGCCAACAACTGGGTGGCAAAATCAAAGTGGAAAGTGAAATAGGCAAAGGCACCACCTTTATTGTTTCAATTCCTAAGCAACTTGAGGCAGTCATCGCCTAG
- a CDS encoding nucleoid-structuring protein H-NS translates to MTKNTLNIIPVALVVALMIGTSSCKTKKNLAQVTPVEEVEPVEDEVVEELEEVTEEVVEERVPEKILSKEQKLNNYFSAVSGASSTSVANNNIDQALGMFSNPDAPVLIVIYNDGANPDYDEPTTISKYLNYLKDTKTKAATVEEVVYDSQGRIKELVLKK, encoded by the coding sequence ATGACAAAAAACACTTTAAATATTATACCTGTGGCACTTGTAGTGGCACTGATGATAGGAACATCATCCTGTAAGACAAAAAAGAACTTGGCGCAGGTCACCCCTGTTGAAGAGGTAGAACCAGTAGAAGATGAAGTAGTAGAAGAACTCGAAGAGGTGACAGAGGAAGTGGTCGAAGAAAGAGTGCCTGAGAAAATCCTATCTAAGGAACAAAAACTGAACAACTATTTTAGCGCCGTTTCTGGAGCTTCATCTACGAGCGTAGCCAACAACAACATTGATCAAGCCTTGGGTATGTTCAGCAATCCAGACGCTCCAGTGCTTATCGTTATTTATAACGACGGAGCTAATCCTGACTACGATGAGCCGACTACCATTTCAAAGTATTTGAACTATCTCAAAGACACCAAAACTAAAGCTGCTACTGTGGAAGAAGTGGTTTATGACTCACAGGGTCGAATTAAGGAGTTAGTTCTAAAAAAATAA
- a CDS encoding FG-GAP-like repeat-containing protein translates to MKKIIIICLLLSLVGSFHFIHGQSDSSQIVQEAFQKINGGQVDEAIEDLKDVLNQRPEHDGALGMLGLAYRRKEDYTTSLEFYKKAFEAQSENARYQFNLGVAYALASNLDLAFSTLVDLKEKNTFNITNIGLSPAAVILKEDQRYKTLFPLEEAYANPFEEKNVKIIHDWKGENQNDQFGWIARNIGDVDLDGIMDLTASAPTNSEASNNGGKIYVYSGKTGEQIWSYSSKDANGQLGMSIEAAGDVNKDGIPDVVAGAPYVNKTLVFSGKDGSLIYEWQGEDERGAFGRAVKGVGDVNGDGYGDVLIGEPYQIWGGPINSDQIEEAGNAYLYSGKDGSILQKWSGDEIGDGFGTALAGKTIDESAILMIGAPGVANGGKVYVYDGSKNKASFTIDPDETSQRLGGMFMSVVGDVDNDGIQDVYASDFANAALGNSTGRAYVHSGKNGKELYVFTGEGPGEGFGIGVADAGDTNRDGYDDLVIGAWQHASAAPSGGKVYVYSGKDGRELRTLTGQVAGETLGFDATGIGDVNGDGKVDLLLTSAWSAINGPRSGRIMIIAGK, encoded by the coding sequence ATGAAAAAAATTATCATAATCTGTTTATTGCTCTCGTTGGTCGGCTCTTTTCATTTTATTCATGGACAGTCTGATTCTTCTCAAATAGTTCAAGAAGCATTTCAAAAAATAAATGGTGGCCAAGTGGATGAGGCTATAGAAGATTTGAAAGATGTATTGAACCAAAGACCAGAACATGATGGTGCTTTGGGAATGCTCGGATTGGCCTACAGAAGAAAGGAGGATTACACTACCTCACTGGAGTTTTACAAAAAGGCTTTTGAAGCACAGTCTGAAAATGCTCGCTATCAATTCAATCTGGGAGTAGCCTATGCATTGGCGTCAAATCTAGATCTGGCATTTTCTACACTTGTCGATTTAAAAGAAAAGAACACTTTCAACATCACCAATATAGGCTTGAGTCCGGCCGCAGTAATACTCAAAGAAGATCAAAGGTACAAAACCCTTTTTCCATTAGAAGAAGCTTATGCTAATCCTTTTGAAGAGAAGAATGTCAAGATTATTCATGATTGGAAGGGTGAGAATCAAAACGATCAATTTGGTTGGATTGCAAGAAACATTGGCGATGTTGACCTTGATGGGATTATGGATTTAACTGCTTCAGCTCCTACAAATAGCGAGGCGTCTAATAATGGGGGTAAAATTTATGTCTATTCGGGTAAGACCGGCGAGCAAATCTGGTCTTATAGCTCAAAAGATGCCAATGGTCAATTGGGAATGAGCATAGAAGCTGCAGGTGATGTAAACAAGGATGGTATACCAGATGTGGTAGCAGGAGCTCCTTATGTGAACAAGACGCTGGTTTTTTCGGGAAAAGATGGTTCGCTGATTTATGAATGGCAAGGAGAAGATGAACGAGGCGCCTTTGGGCGTGCTGTAAAAGGTGTTGGTGATGTCAATGGAGATGGGTATGGAGACGTTCTGATCGGGGAGCCTTATCAGATTTGGGGAGGACCTATCAATAGTGATCAAATCGAAGAGGCTGGAAATGCCTATTTGTATTCGGGAAAAGACGGATCTATTCTTCAAAAATGGAGTGGAGATGAAATAGGAGATGGATTTGGAACCGCATTGGCAGGAAAGACTATAGATGAGTCAGCCATATTAATGATAGGCGCGCCTGGTGTGGCTAATGGCGGTAAGGTTTATGTATATGATGGGTCAAAGAATAAAGCTTCATTTACGATTGATCCCGATGAAACAAGCCAGAGACTAGGAGGTATGTTCATGTCGGTAGTAGGCGATGTTGATAATGATGGCATTCAAGATGTATATGCTTCAGATTTTGCCAATGCCGCATTAGGCAATTCCACTGGAAGGGCTTACGTCCATTCAGGTAAGAACGGAAAAGAATTATACGTTTTTACGGGAGAAGGTCCAGGAGAGGGTTTTGGTATTGGCGTAGCTGATGCTGGCGATACCAACAGAGATGGGTATGACGATTTAGTGATTGGGGCTTGGCAGCATGCTAGTGCCGCGCCGTCTGGAGGCAAAGTATACGTGTACTCTGGAAAGGATGGAAGAGAGCTACGGACACTTACGGGCCAAGTGGCAGGAGAAACCTTGGGCTTCGATGCCACAGGTATTGGGGATGTAAATGGCGATGGGAAGGTAGACCTTTTATTAACTTCGGCATGGAGTGCCATTAACGGACCCAGATCTGGGAGAATAATGATCATTGCTGGAAAATGA
- a CDS encoding protein adenylyltransferase SelO, producing MAILKNSYWDSLSDKFYSDQSPTPVENPETICFNPELAETLELPKELSNPELALEYLSGKEVLKGTHPIAQAYAGHQFGQFTMLGDGRAILLGEQVVDGHLFDIQLKGAGVTKYSRRGDGRATLSSMLREYLMSEAMFHLGINTTRSLAVMKTGEPVYREQVNDGAVLTRIAKSHIRVGSFEYARYYSDELEAFTKYVIERHDADLLGHENYVIEFLKSVMNRQVELIVDWMRVGFIHGVMNTDNMSIAGETIDYGPCAFMNAYHPKTVFSSIDRQGRYAFGNQPHIAHWNLAILANSLLPLIHANEKIAVAQAEEVIQSFPQKYTEKYQRMMRQKLGLVKVEHSDQQLVQDLLNLLEKHQVDYTNFFTSLRFHSIEEKLQSDAEFKAWHSRWQEAFNRTNNQSEGSVLMEQSNPVIIPRNHLVEDVLKRATEGDMSPFNALMIKFSNPYKPQESQLVPSEFDGSYQTFCGT from the coding sequence ATGGCGATATTAAAAAACTCCTACTGGGACTCCCTTTCTGACAAATTTTATAGCGATCAATCGCCAACTCCGGTTGAGAATCCTGAGACCATTTGTTTCAATCCAGAATTAGCTGAGACATTGGAACTACCCAAAGAGTTGTCTAATCCAGAATTGGCTCTTGAATACCTTTCTGGCAAAGAAGTGCTAAAAGGAACCCATCCTATAGCACAAGCTTATGCAGGTCATCAATTTGGACAATTTACTATGCTTGGAGATGGACGTGCCATTTTGCTGGGAGAACAAGTGGTTGACGGCCATCTTTTTGACATCCAACTTAAAGGGGCGGGCGTTACCAAGTACTCGAGAAGAGGGGATGGTCGAGCCACTTTGTCCTCCATGTTGCGCGAATATTTGATGAGTGAAGCCATGTTTCACTTGGGTATAAATACCACAAGGAGTTTGGCGGTTATGAAAACCGGAGAGCCAGTCTATAGAGAACAGGTGAATGATGGTGCTGTACTTACCCGAATAGCGAAAAGTCATATTCGAGTAGGATCTTTTGAGTATGCAAGATACTACAGTGATGAACTGGAGGCTTTTACAAAATATGTGATTGAAAGACACGATGCAGACCTGTTGGGTCATGAAAACTATGTCATAGAGTTCTTGAAAAGTGTAATGAATAGGCAGGTTGAATTGATCGTGGACTGGATGCGAGTTGGTTTTATTCATGGGGTGATGAACACAGATAACATGTCGATAGCTGGAGAAACTATCGATTATGGTCCTTGTGCATTCATGAATGCCTATCACCCAAAAACTGTTTTTAGCTCAATCGATCGTCAAGGACGCTATGCTTTTGGTAATCAGCCACATATAGCGCATTGGAATTTGGCCATTTTAGCTAATTCACTATTGCCTTTGATTCATGCGAATGAGAAAATAGCCGTTGCTCAGGCTGAAGAAGTGATTCAGTCATTTCCTCAGAAGTACACTGAAAAATACCAACGTATGATGCGTCAAAAGCTTGGACTTGTAAAGGTTGAGCATTCAGATCAACAATTGGTGCAAGATTTACTGAATCTGTTAGAAAAGCATCAGGTGGATTACACTAATTTCTTTACTTCCTTAAGGTTTCATTCTATAGAAGAAAAACTGCAATCGGACGCAGAATTCAAAGCTTGGCATTCTCGTTGGCAAGAGGCTTTTAATCGGACTAATAATCAAAGTGAAGGTTCTGTGTTAATGGAACAAAGTAATCCTGTAATTATACCACGAAATCATTTAGTAGAGGATGTTTTGAAAAGAGCCACAGAAGGAGATATGAGTCCTTTTAATGCATTGATGATTAAGTTTTCGAACCCATATAAGCCTCAAGAATCTCAGCTTGTGCCATCTGAATTTGACGGCTCCTATCAGACTTTCTGCGGTACTTAA
- a CDS encoding alpha/beta hydrolase-fold protein, translated as MGQTHTISSKFLNEERGVQVYLPKGYKVTDKQYPTLYILDGQWYFFNGVAIQESMRGEYLLPEMIVVGVLMDRPGRNETLNKQWDEFKSFIQLELVPFVDKNFRTTQENILFGWENAGFMACELILDKESVFDGAIASNGAYIDDNMLQPFDSLNEERYLFLANSTKDIYTVSYSDQAAQFLENAKSDNLIWEYRQFNDETHEALTNVSLYQGLKFYYRNFASLTFSSIDEFNAVGGIPYVESYFKSRGERFHLPTEVDEGTKNTLIWMAWKQDQFEAFDLLMKEFSDVLETKRYASAYWQNRLAQFYLKNHAFEDAIKYFEQGITNYPEEKYLAKMYRGLGQAYLGLGQKKLARSKYKQAIKKAQENDDPDLEKYQSELKSLG; from the coding sequence ATGGGACAAACTCATACCATTTCTTCGAAATTTCTAAATGAAGAAAGAGGCGTTCAAGTGTACCTACCAAAAGGTTATAAAGTCACTGATAAGCAATATCCTACTCTTTATATATTAGATGGCCAATGGTATTTCTTCAATGGTGTAGCCATTCAAGAATCTATGAGGGGCGAGTACTTGCTTCCAGAGATGATTGTTGTTGGAGTACTGATGGACAGACCAGGCAGAAATGAGACCCTCAATAAGCAATGGGATGAATTCAAAAGCTTTATTCAATTGGAGTTAGTGCCATTTGTTGATAAAAACTTTAGAACTACTCAAGAAAACATTCTGTTTGGTTGGGAAAACGCCGGTTTCATGGCGTGTGAATTGATCTTAGATAAAGAAAGTGTATTTGATGGAGCTATAGCTTCTAATGGTGCTTACATTGATGATAATATGCTCCAACCGTTTGACTCTTTAAACGAAGAGAGATATCTGTTTCTGGCTAATTCCACCAAAGATATTTATACTGTTTCTTACTCCGATCAAGCAGCTCAATTTCTTGAGAATGCTAAATCTGATAATCTAATTTGGGAGTATCGACAATTTAATGATGAAACTCATGAGGCTTTGACAAATGTCTCTCTCTACCAGGGACTTAAGTTCTATTACCGCAATTTCGCTTCATTGACATTCAGTAGTATTGATGAATTCAATGCTGTAGGTGGAATTCCTTATGTAGAGTCTTATTTTAAATCAAGAGGAGAGCGTTTCCATTTACCAACAGAAGTTGATGAGGGCACTAAAAATACACTGATATGGATGGCTTGGAAACAGGACCAATTTGAAGCATTTGACCTGCTAATGAAGGAGTTTTCTGATGTACTTGAAACAAAGCGCTATGCATCAGCCTATTGGCAAAATCGATTAGCACAATTCTATCTAAAGAACCACGCTTTTGAGGATGCTATTAAGTATTTCGAACAGGGGATTACAAATTATCCGGAAGAAAAATATTTAGCTAAAATGTATCGTGGGCTTGGTCAAGCCTATTTGGGCCTAGGACAAAAGAAATTAGCTAGATCTAAGTATAAACAGGCCATAAAAAAAGCTCAAGAAAACGATGATCCTGACTTAGAAAAGTATCAATCAGAACTAAAAAGTCTAGGGTGA